From one Rhodoferax sp. PAMC 29310 genomic stretch:
- a CDS encoding cation diffusion facilitator family transporter produces the protein MIDSIPKRFLTPQRLLWTSVVVAIITITLKTLAWVITDSVGLLSDAMESLVNLASAIFALAMVTIASRPADEDHPYGHHKAEYFSSGFEGILIIAAAMGIIWAAGHRLFDPQPIQEVGWGLALSVVSSALNGGLAWIMFGAAKTHRSIALEADAKHLVTDVWTSVGVVIGVAAVAMTGWLWLDALVAIGVALNILKEGFHLIWRSSQGLMDEAVEPEVMSQIQATLEEFDHHTIRFDHVTTRRSGQRRFVDMHMHMPASWTLGRAAAVRASVEQALMSAVPGLRATIQLLPTDVEAHFDDVKDLI, from the coding sequence ATGATCGATTCAATTCCCAAGCGGTTTCTGACGCCGCAGCGTCTGTTGTGGACCTCGGTGGTGGTGGCGATCATCACCATCACACTGAAAACGCTGGCCTGGGTCATTACCGACTCGGTGGGCTTGTTGTCCGATGCCATGGAGTCGCTGGTCAATCTAGCCAGTGCTATTTTTGCCTTGGCCATGGTGACCATTGCCAGCCGACCGGCTGATGAAGACCATCCGTATGGGCACCACAAAGCGGAGTATTTCTCTTCGGGTTTTGAAGGCATCCTGATCATCGCGGCCGCCATGGGCATCATTTGGGCGGCAGGCCATCGTCTGTTTGACCCGCAACCGATTCAGGAGGTGGGCTGGGGCTTGGCCCTGTCCGTGGTGAGTTCGGCCTTGAACGGTGGCTTGGCCTGGATCATGTTTGGTGCGGCCAAAACGCACCGCTCCATTGCTTTGGAGGCTGACGCCAAGCATTTGGTGACGGACGTATGGACTTCGGTGGGCGTGGTCATTGGCGTGGCCGCAGTGGCGATGACCGGCTGGCTGTGGTTGGATGCGTTGGTGGCGATTGGCGTGGCCCTGAACATTCTGAAAGAAGGGTTTCACCTGATCTGGCGCTCGTCGCAGGGCTTGATGGACGAGGCGGTGGAGCCCGAAGTTATGAGCCAGATTCAAGCCACTCTGGAAGAGTTTGACCACCATACGATTCGCTTTGACCATGTGACCACACGCCGCTCCGGTCAGCGGCGGTTTGTGGACATGCACATGCACATGCCGGCCAGCTGGACGCTGGGCCGGGCCGCCGCCGTGCGGGCCAGCGTGGAGCAGGCGCTCATGAGCGCTGTGCCCGGTTTGCGTGCCACCATTCAGTTGCTGCCTACCGACGTGGAAGCGCATTTTGATGACGTCAAGGACTTGATTTGA
- a CDS encoding MarR family winged helix-turn-helix transcriptional regulator, which translates to MDRAELAVAQWAREMPDWELLPMEVVGRLSEASLLMTRTRLEPLFAKFELQSGEFDVLATLRRSGPPYALTPTQLYDATMISSGGMTNRLDRLERAALIERRPNPDDRRGVLVALTAKGIELMGRVVPAHLENERDALTALTRQEQKTLNTLLAKLIAHLS; encoded by the coding sequence ATGGATCGTGCCGAGTTGGCCGTCGCACAGTGGGCGCGGGAAATGCCTGATTGGGAGCTCTTGCCCATGGAGGTTGTGGGGCGTTTGAGCGAGGCCTCACTGTTGATGACGCGCACGCGGTTGGAGCCGCTATTTGCCAAGTTTGAATTACAAAGTGGCGAGTTCGATGTCTTGGCGACCCTGCGCCGTTCGGGGCCGCCGTATGCGCTAACACCCACTCAGCTGTATGACGCCACCATGATTTCCTCCGGTGGCATGACCAATCGTCTGGATCGCCTGGAGCGGGCGGCCTTGATTGAGCGCCGGCCCAACCCCGACGACCGCCGAGGCGTATTGGTGGCGTTGACGGCGAAAGGGATTGAACTCATGGGGCGTGTCGTGCCTGCCCACCTGGAAAATGAGCGGGACGCGCTGACGGCCTTGACGCGTCAGGAGCAAAAAACATTGAACACCTTGTTGGCAAAGCTGATTGCGCACCTGAGTTGA
- the dtd gene encoding D-aminoacyl-tRNA deacylase encodes MIAVLQRVSEARVTVAGDTVGEIGAGLLVLVCAERGDTEVECDKMLSKLLKLRIFNDDAGKMNHSVQNMDGRGTVGDLLLVSQFTLAADVSGGNRPGFTAAAKPDEGRRLYDHLVAQARLVHPVVQTGRYQTEMRVQLVNDGPVTIPLRIAPAAGLLLNK; translated from the coding sequence TTGATCGCCGTCTTGCAGCGCGTGAGCGAAGCCAGGGTGACTGTGGCGGGCGACACCGTGGGCGAAATTGGCGCCGGTTTGCTGGTGCTGGTGTGCGCTGAGCGGGGCGACACGGAGGTGGAGTGCGACAAGATGCTGAGCAAGCTTTTAAAGCTGCGCATCTTCAATGACGACGCCGGCAAGATGAACCACAGTGTGCAAAACATGGATGGGCGCGGCACGGTGGGTGACTTGTTGCTGGTCAGCCAATTCACGCTGGCCGCCGATGTGAGCGGCGGCAACCGCCCCGGTTTTACCGCGGCCGCCAAGCCGGACGAGGGGCGTCGCTTGTACGACCACTTGGTCGCGCAGGCCCGCTTGGTACATCCGGTGGTGCAAACCGGCCGGTACCAGACCGAGATGCGGGTGCAACTGGTGAACGATGGCCCGGTCACCATTCCGTTGCGCATTGCGCCAGCGGCTGGTTTGCTATTGAATAAGTAG
- a CDS encoding plastocyanin/azurin family copper-binding protein — protein MKLARRNWMALAALTAFSLTAGQAFAKGTVIKVSLWDKGAMSMNMLTDGPMFGMGMGMGMGQKAGQQQKGPMGITATPRTVPAGEVTFAVTNASKIMVHEMVLAPLKDETTPLPYDKATQKVDEDAAGHLGEVAELEPGKNGALTMTLKPGRYMLYCNIAGHYALGMWTLITVK, from the coding sequence ATGAAATTAGCTCGCAGAAACTGGATGGCACTGGCAGCCCTCACAGCGTTCTCTTTGACCGCCGGACAGGCCTTTGCCAAGGGCACCGTCATCAAGGTGTCTCTCTGGGACAAAGGCGCCATGTCGATGAACATGCTGACCGATGGTCCGATGTTTGGAATGGGGATGGGAATGGGGATGGGACAGAAGGCGGGGCAACAGCAAAAAGGGCCGATGGGCATCACCGCCACCCCGCGCACGGTGCCAGCGGGTGAGGTGACCTTTGCAGTGACCAATGCCTCCAAAATCATGGTCCACGAAATGGTTCTGGCACCGCTCAAAGATGAGACGACGCCACTACCTTACGACAAGGCCACTCAAAAGGTCGACGAAGATGCTGCGGGTCACCTTGGCGAGGTCGCCGAATTGGAGCCCGGTAAGAATGGCGCATTGACGATGACCCTGAAGCCAGGCCGTTACATGCTGTACTGCAATATTGCCGGCCACTACGCCTTGGGTATGTGGACCCTGATCACCGTCAAATAA
- a CDS encoding DMT family transporter: MSHYRPTITTTPTAHSGLLPMVLLLLVGSLLGLSLVVAKLAVKAGAAPLTLLVLSMLTAGTILLFGERLRKRPTPWNARVAEYGLVAGLLFALPNAIGFLAVEHVGASFLSLTFAFPILITSVLALLLKMDRFNAQKAFGVAFGLLGGCVLAVSKASSADSPVFWIALSTLSPIVISLGNIYRTLRWPSDASPTYLAAVMLLSGGLLLAPFAAMWARGSFSELIASPSVLIFLVVQISIFSVMYSLYFVLQQLAGPVYLSQIGSIAAVVGSTVAIHFLGEASPRNLGVAVALIAVGMIIFQRGRVNGGATPP; encoded by the coding sequence ATGAGTCACTATAGGCCAACAATCACCACCACTCCAACCGCCCATTCGGGTCTGTTGCCGATGGTCCTTTTGTTGCTGGTTGGTAGTTTGTTGGGTTTGTCATTGGTCGTCGCCAAACTGGCCGTCAAGGCTGGCGCCGCACCTCTGACCCTACTCGTGCTGTCCATGCTGACGGCGGGAACGATCTTGCTGTTTGGCGAGCGCCTCAGAAAACGCCCCACTCCCTGGAACGCGAGAGTCGCCGAATACGGGTTGGTGGCGGGATTACTCTTTGCCCTGCCCAACGCCATCGGCTTTTTGGCGGTCGAGCATGTGGGCGCAAGTTTCCTGTCGCTCACTTTCGCTTTCCCGATTCTGATCACCTCTGTTCTGGCCCTGCTTCTCAAAATGGACCGGTTCAACGCTCAAAAAGCCTTCGGCGTCGCGTTTGGCTTGTTGGGTGGATGTGTGCTCGCGGTGTCCAAGGCATCCAGTGCGGACAGTCCTGTGTTCTGGATCGCACTGTCAACGCTTTCGCCCATCGTGATTTCCCTGGGCAACATCTACCGAACCCTGCGCTGGCCCAGCGACGCATCACCGACTTACCTGGCCGCCGTCATGCTGCTTAGTGGTGGCCTTTTGTTGGCCCCGTTTGCCGCGATGTGGGCGCGGGGAAGCTTCAGCGAGCTGATCGCATCACCGTCGGTGTTGATCTTTCTCGTCGTTCAAATTTCCATCTTTAGCGTGATGTACAGCCTCTATTTTGTGCTTCAGCAGTTGGCGGGACCTGTTTACCTGAGTCAGATTGGATCGATCGCCGCCGTGGTTGGCAGCACCGTGGCGATTCATTTTTTAGGGGAAGCCAGTCCCCGGAATCTGGGCGTTGCAGTCGCACTCATCGCGGTCGGCATGATCATTTTTCAGAGAGGAAGGGTCAATGGCGGGGCCACGCCGCCTTAA
- the ybeY gene encoding rRNA maturation RNase YbeY has product MLNELTLSLQFAKFEDAPLHRVALSRHKVTRWIRHALESTAEITVRIVGAEEGQTLNRDYRQKDYATNVLTFDYTMEPVVTADLVLCAPVVAQEAKEQGKTLEAHYAHLIVHGTLHAQGWDHDLEEDAEVMEMRETDIMARLGFDNPY; this is encoded by the coding sequence ATGCTAAACGAACTCACCCTGTCCCTGCAATTCGCCAAATTCGAGGACGCACCGCTGCACCGCGTCGCCCTGTCCCGCCACAAGGTCACCCGCTGGATTCGCCACGCGCTTGAGTCCACGGCCGAGATCACCGTGCGCATTGTGGGCGCCGAAGAAGGCCAGACGCTAAACCGCGACTACCGCCAGAAAGACTACGCCACCAACGTGCTGACCTTTGACTACACGATGGAACCCGTGGTCACTGCTGACTTGGTGCTGTGCGCCCCCGTGGTCGCGCAAGAAGCCAAGGAGCAAGGCAAAACGTTGGAAGCCCACTACGCCCACCTGATCGTGCACGGCACGCTGCATGCCCAAGGCTGGGACCATGATTTGGAAGAAGACGCCGAAGTGATGGAAATGCGCGAGACCGACATCATGGCGCGCCTGGGGTTTGACAACCCTTATTGA
- a CDS encoding lysoplasmalogenase family protein, translated as MSQAIVLATPIFLLMMLAEWWLSRRPSSRTAGRPAYGLSDAISSLSVGILSQLGGLFTKLFTIGIYTYLYNALWETPDAPLWSTWYGALLALLFYDFCYYWLHRGGHRVAVLWAAHVVHHQSQHYNLSTALRQTSSGALLGWLFYVPMAVAGVPPLLFGIVALVDLLYQFWVHTEQVGKLGWFDRVFFSPSNHRVHHAVNDEYLDKNYGGILVLWDRWFGTFKEEAAPCVYGTRGALNSWDPLWANAEVYWALMKDAWHTRSWWDKLRVWFKPPGWRPADVEARFPKPDFDIQQVQTFAPPVRSATQWFAGLQFVWLMAGVLVVLWMAGRSPLHVTAIWSGVLLSGFWALGAVLQGRMDRLEMLMIEAAAVATASGALGLLQIHAAFKPLALLLAISFIASRTVETRTRGQFDTILVWALVASLVGDVLLMLGDAYFIPGLVAFLVAHGFYIALFFQNCPRFPSRRALMATLGVGAAMLAWLWGGLTDPGLKVAVPVYVAVIALMAAQAIGRATVWRDGQAWAVAVGAMVFMLSDSLIAVNRFMQPLPLASLWVLSTYYLAQFLIVRNARPAPALAAQ; from the coding sequence ATGAGTCAAGCCATTGTTTTAGCGACCCCCATCTTTTTGCTCATGATGCTGGCCGAGTGGTGGCTCAGCCGCCGCCCCAGCAGCCGCACGGCAGGCCGCCCCGCCTACGGCTTGAGCGACGCTATCAGCAGCCTCAGCGTGGGCATTTTGAGTCAGTTGGGCGGCCTGTTCACCAAGCTATTCACCATTGGCATCTACACCTACCTGTACAACGCCCTGTGGGAGACGCCCGATGCCCCCCTGTGGTCCACCTGGTACGGTGCATTGCTGGCTTTGCTGTTTTACGACTTTTGCTACTACTGGTTGCACCGCGGCGGGCACCGTGTCGCGGTCTTGTGGGCAGCTCATGTGGTGCACCACCAAAGCCAGCATTACAACCTGTCCACGGCCTTGCGGCAAACCAGCAGCGGGGCTTTGCTGGGCTGGTTGTTTTACGTGCCCATGGCGGTGGCCGGTGTGCCCCCGCTGCTGTTTGGCATCGTGGCGCTGGTTGATTTGCTGTACCAGTTTTGGGTGCACACCGAGCAGGTGGGCAAGCTGGGCTGGTTTGACCGCGTCTTTTTCTCGCCCAGCAACCACCGTGTCCACCATGCCGTGAACGACGAGTACCTGGACAAAAACTACGGCGGCATTTTGGTGCTGTGGGACCGCTGGTTTGGCACGTTCAAGGAAGAAGCCGCACCCTGTGTTTACGGCACTCGGGGAGCGCTCAACAGCTGGGACCCGCTGTGGGCCAACGCCGAGGTGTATTGGGCCTTGATGAAGGACGCGTGGCACACCCGCTCCTGGTGGGACAAGCTGCGGGTGTGGTTCAAACCACCGGGTTGGCGCCCCGCCGACGTGGAAGCTCGTTTTCCCAAGCCGGATTTCGACATCCAGCAGGTGCAAACCTTCGCCCCGCCGGTTCGCTCGGCGACACAGTGGTTTGCCGGCCTTCAATTTGTCTGGCTGATGGCCGGGGTACTGGTGGTGCTATGGATGGCCGGGCGTTCGCCCCTCCATGTCACCGCAATCTGGAGCGGGGTCTTGCTCAGCGGGTTTTGGGCGCTGGGCGCGGTGCTTCAGGGCCGCATGGACCGGCTGGAAATGCTGATGATCGAAGCGGCTGCTGTGGCCACGGCCAGCGGGGCACTGGGCCTGCTTCAAATCCACGCGGCCTTCAAACCATTGGCCTTGCTGCTTGCTATCTCATTCATAGCGTCTCGCACAGTAGAAACAAGGACCAGAGGCCAATTTGATACTATTTTGGTGTGGGCACTGGTGGCGTCATTGGTGGGTGACGTGCTTTTGATGCTGGGCGACGCCTATTTCATTCCCGGGTTGGTGGCATTTCTTGTGGCGCACGGGTTTTATATCGCCCTGTTTTTTCAAAACTGCCCGCGTTTTCCCAGTCGGCGAGCGCTGATGGCCACCTTGGGCGTGGGCGCTGCCATGTTGGCCTGGCTCTGGGGCGGGTTGACCGACCCTGGCCTAAAGGTGGCGGTGCCAGTGTATGTGGCGGTGATCGCCCTCATGGCGGCCCAAGCCATTGGCCGTGCCACGGTATGGCGCGATGGGCAAGCCTGGGCGGTTGCCGTGGGCGCCATGGTGTTCATGCTGAGTGATTCACTGATTGCAGTGAATCGCTTTATGCAGCCCTTGCCACTGGCTTCGCTGTGGGTCTTGTCTACCTACTACCTTGCCCAGTTCCTGATCGTGCGCAACGCCAGACCTGCCCCCGCCTTGGCCGCTCAATAG
- a CDS encoding carbonic anhydrase: MTSSTGHAAAHKSILLTTLLLSLCLALPTAALASGEGKAVGKAMGDQVRAALEGGALTTKRLTLIVNGEAMASPDGGGTASGEHVEHTPHQKAATPVDSKASRKYIRAKAAELTGSPLPPMAKDSKEPMHGGKADWSYAGETGPQTWSKINPDFGTCGAGDRQSPINIDEAITLKGPAETLQFHYQPSNGTVINNGHTIQVDVQGDNWLTVRGTEFKLLQFHFHHPSEERVNSRGSAMVAHLVHQSSAGQLAVVAVLLDPGELNTLINKVWTYMPLDKGDSVRMPVDMVNLTELLPTDQRYYQFMGSLTTPPCTEGVLWMVLKEPTPVAREQIKLFSQLFPNNARPVQPTNGRAVRSAQ; encoded by the coding sequence ATGACCTCAAGCACTGGCCACGCCGCCGCACACAAAAGCATTCTCCTCACCACCCTGCTACTGAGTCTTTGCCTGGCGCTGCCCACAGCGGCCCTGGCAAGCGGTGAAGGCAAGGCAGTCGGCAAAGCCATGGGGGACCAGGTTCGCGCCGCGTTAGAGGGCGGTGCGCTAACCACGAAACGTTTGACGCTGATCGTGAATGGAGAGGCCATGGCCAGCCCAGACGGCGGCGGCACGGCGTCCGGCGAGCACGTCGAACATACCCCCCACCAAAAAGCGGCTACCCCGGTTGACTCTAAAGCCAGCCGAAAATACATCCGCGCCAAGGCGGCTGAGCTGACCGGTAGTCCCCTGCCCCCTATGGCGAAGGACTCCAAAGAACCCATGCACGGCGGCAAAGCAGATTGGAGCTATGCAGGTGAAACAGGGCCACAAACGTGGTCCAAAATTAACCCTGACTTTGGAACCTGTGGCGCTGGCGACCGGCAATCCCCCATCAACATTGATGAGGCCATAACGTTGAAAGGGCCGGCTGAAACCCTGCAATTCCATTACCAACCCAGCAACGGCACCGTGATCAACAACGGCCACACGATTCAGGTTGACGTGCAAGGCGATAACTGGCTGACGGTGCGCGGGACCGAGTTCAAGCTTTTGCAGTTTCACTTTCATCATCCCTCTGAGGAGCGAGTGAACTCTCGTGGCTCGGCCATGGTGGCGCACCTGGTGCACCAAAGTTCTGCGGGTCAGTTGGCCGTGGTGGCGGTCTTGCTGGACCCGGGCGAACTCAACACACTGATCAACAAGGTATGGACCTATATGCCGCTGGACAAGGGCGACAGCGTGCGCATGCCGGTGGATATGGTGAACCTGACCGAATTGCTGCCCACCGACCAACGCTACTACCAATTCATGGGATCACTCACCACACCACCCTGCACCGAGGGCGTGTTGTGGATGGTCTTGAAGGAACCCACCCCCGTCGCGCGTGAGCAGATCAAACTTTTTTCACAGCTATTCCCCAACAATGCCCGGCCTGTGCAACCAACCAATGGGCGGGCGGTACGCAGCGCACAGTAA
- a CDS encoding TlpA disulfide reductase family protein, translating to MVLNHYFRLLMGALGLTLWTLTASAQTPNPAPIVLQASTLTGERFDVGALKGKVVMLFYWSTDCAVCRSHLPELRANLAGWKGKPFELVTVNVDKDMAGWRAYEKILAQTHSVRPTAVWQGDIMRTKLPVTVVLDVQGREVAHHEGRIAPEAWDDVAALLP from the coding sequence ATGGTACTGAACCACTACTTTCGTCTCCTAATGGGTGCACTAGGCTTGACGCTATGGACCCTGACCGCCAGCGCGCAAACGCCCAACCCAGCGCCCATCGTTTTGCAGGCCAGCACCCTGACGGGTGAGCGCTTTGATGTGGGAGCGCTCAAAGGCAAAGTGGTGATGCTGTTTTATTGGTCCACCGACTGTGCGGTTTGCCGATCGCACTTGCCGGAGCTGCGGGCCAATCTGGCGGGCTGGAAGGGGAAGCCCTTTGAGCTGGTGACCGTGAATGTCGACAAAGACATGGCCGGGTGGCGGGCCTACGAGAAGATCTTGGCGCAAACCCACTCGGTGCGCCCCACTGCTGTTTGGCAAGGGGACATCATGCGCACCAAATTGCCGGTAACCGTGGTCCTGGACGTACAGGGCCGCGAAGTCGCTCACCACGAGGGGCGCATTGCCCCTGAGGCGTGGGATGACGTCGCCGCCTTACTGCCCTGA
- the ruvA gene encoding Holliday junction branch migration protein RuvA has translation MIGKLTGTLCDKNPPQVMVDCHGVGYEVHVPMSTFYNLPELGAKVSLLTHFVVREDAQILYGFENSQEREAFRQLIKITGVGPRTALSVLSGMSVADLSQAVTMQEGGRLIKVPGIGKKTAERLLLELKGKLGPDIGLSSTLANDAQGDILQALLALGYSDKEAVLALKALPKDVGVSDGIKQALRALSKA, from the coding sequence ATGATCGGCAAACTGACAGGCACGTTGTGCGACAAAAATCCACCCCAGGTGATGGTCGATTGCCATGGCGTGGGCTATGAGGTGCATGTGCCCATGAGCACGTTTTACAACCTGCCCGAACTGGGCGCCAAGGTGAGTTTGTTGACCCACTTTGTGGTGCGCGAGGACGCGCAAATCTTGTACGGGTTTGAGAATTCGCAGGAGCGCGAGGCGTTTCGCCAGCTCATCAAGATCACCGGTGTGGGGCCGCGCACGGCATTGTCCGTGCTGTCGGGCATGAGTGTGGCGGATTTGTCGCAGGCGGTGACGATGCAAGAGGGCGGTCGCCTGATCAAGGTGCCGGGCATCGGCAAGAAAACGGCGGAGCGTTTGTTGCTGGAGCTTAAAGGCAAGCTGGGGCCAGACATTGGCCTGTCCAGCACGCTGGCCAACGACGCACAGGGCGACATTTTGCAAGCCTTGCTGGCGCTGGGTTACAGCGACAAAGAAGCTGTGCTTGCGCTCAAAGCCCTGCCCAAAGATGTGGGCGTGAGTGACGGTATCAAACAGGCCTTGCGGGCGCTCTCCAAGGCGTAA
- a CDS encoding PhoH family protein, which yields MIVRHLFSPLNNTRLGHLCGPMDEHLRTLESALEVKIAHRHEQFKVEGTKAAIKRGMEMLQALYEMAGRPIDPATVQLMLAGDGHDADSPGLKTRRADLKPRTRNQANYMDRIAGHDITFGIGPAGTGKTYLAVAMAVDALQRSAVQRIILTRPAVEAGERLGFLPGDLNQKIDPYLRPLYDALYDLMGFDQVQKAFDRQTIEIAPLAFMRGRTLNNAFVILDEAQNTTPEQMKMFLTRIGFGSKAVVTGDVSQIDLPKTQFSGLIDAERVLKRVEDIAICRLTSADVVRHPLVARIVDAYDAPGASNNQTRDDDSPLRPSEAARTRAVKKMT from the coding sequence TTGATCGTCAGACACCTGTTTTCCCCGCTGAACAACACCCGCCTGGGCCATTTGTGTGGCCCCATGGACGAGCATCTGCGCACCCTTGAGAGCGCGCTGGAGGTGAAGATCGCCCACCGCCACGAGCAATTCAAGGTGGAGGGCACCAAGGCAGCGATCAAACGCGGCATGGAAATGCTACAAGCGCTGTACGAAATGGCGGGTCGCCCCATTGATCCCGCCACGGTGCAGCTGATGCTGGCCGGCGACGGCCATGACGCTGACAGCCCCGGCCTGAAAACCCGCCGCGCCGACCTCAAACCCCGCACCCGCAACCAGGCCAATTACATGGACCGCATTGCCGGCCATGACATCACTTTTGGGATTGGCCCGGCCGGCACGGGCAAGACCTATCTGGCGGTGGCCATGGCCGTGGACGCTTTGCAACGCAGCGCCGTGCAACGCATCATCCTGACGCGCCCAGCCGTTGAAGCGGGCGAGCGCCTGGGCTTTCTGCCCGGTGACTTGAACCAGAAGATTGACCCCTATCTGCGCCCGCTCTACGACGCCTTGTACGACTTGATGGGCTTTGACCAGGTGCAAAAAGCGTTTGACCGCCAGACCATCGAGATCGCGCCATTGGCCTTCATGCGCGGGCGCACCCTGAACAACGCGTTTGTGATTCTGGACGAGGCACAAAACACGACGCCTGAGCAGATGAAGATGTTTTTGACCCGCATTGGTTTTGGCTCCAAAGCCGTGGTCACCGGCGACGTAAGCCAGATTGACCTGCCCAAAACCCAGTTCAGCGGCCTGATTGATGCCGAACGCGTGCTTAAGCGCGTCGAAGACATTGCCATTTGCCGCCTCACCAGCGCCGACGTGGTGCGCCACCCGCTGGTGGCCCGCATAGTGGACGCCTATGACGCCCCCGGCGCCTCCAACAACCAGACTCGCGACGACGACAGCCCGCTTCGGCCAAGTGAGGCCGCTCGCACCCGCGCAGTCAAGAAAATGACCTGA
- the ruvB gene encoding Holliday junction branch migration DNA helicase RuvB, whose product MSIQTDDFAPAPAKRMVSAIPSSPSEEAIERALRPKLMAEYVGQAKVREQLEIFISAAKMRDEALDHVLLFGPPGLGKTTLSHIIAQELGVNLRQTSGPVLEKPKDLAALLTNLEKNDVLFIDEIHRLSPVVEEILYPALEDYKIDIMIGEGPAARSIKLDLQPFTLVGATTRAGMLTNPLRDRFGIVARLEFYTPEELALIVRRSAGLLKVPTDEKGGFEIARRARGTPRIANRLLRRVRDYADVKGVGEITLDIANRALAMLDVDPQGFDLMDRKLLEAVIHRFDGGPVGLDNIAASIGEERETIEDVIEPYLIQQGYLQRTPRGRIATLAAYRHLGVTPPSSGVDPFEV is encoded by the coding sequence GTGAGCATTCAAACCGACGATTTCGCCCCCGCCCCTGCCAAGCGCATGGTGTCCGCCATTCCTTCCTCGCCGAGCGAGGAGGCGATTGAACGGGCGCTGCGCCCCAAGCTTATGGCCGAGTACGTGGGACAAGCCAAGGTGCGTGAGCAGCTTGAGATCTTCATCAGCGCCGCCAAAATGCGCGATGAAGCGCTGGACCATGTGTTGCTGTTTGGCCCGCCTGGCTTGGGTAAGACAACGCTTTCTCACATCATCGCGCAGGAATTGGGTGTTAACTTGCGTCAAACCAGCGGGCCGGTGCTGGAAAAGCCAAAGGATTTGGCGGCCCTGTTGACCAACCTGGAAAAGAATGACGTTCTTTTCATCGACGAGATTCACCGCCTGAGTCCCGTGGTCGAGGAAATTTTGTACCCCGCGCTGGAGGACTACAAGATTGACATCATGATTGGCGAAGGGCCTGCCGCCCGCTCCATCAAGCTGGATTTACAGCCCTTCACCCTGGTGGGCGCCACCACCCGCGCCGGCATGTTGACCAATCCCTTGCGGGACCGTTTTGGCATCGTCGCGCGGCTGGAGTTCTACACGCCCGAAGAGTTGGCCTTGATCGTGCGTCGCAGTGCGGGCTTGCTCAAGGTGCCTACCGATGAAAAAGGCGGCTTTGAGATTGCTCGGCGTGCCCGTGGCACCCCGCGCATTGCCAACCGCCTGCTGCGCCGGGTGCGCGACTACGCCGACGTGAAGGGCGTGGGCGAGATCACGCTGGACATTGCCAACCGGGCGCTGGCCATGCTGGACGTGGACCCGCAGGGCTTCGACCTGATGGACCGCAAGCTGCTGGAGGCCGTGATTCACCGCTTTGATGGCGGCCCTGTGGGGCTGGACAATATTGCCGCCAGCATTGGGGAAGAGCGCGAAACCATTGAGGATGTGATTGAGCCCTACCTGATTCAGCAAGGTTATTTGCAGCGCACGCCGCGCGGGCGCATTGCCACTCTGGCCGCCTACCGGCACCTCGGCGTGACCCCGCCCAGCTCCGGGGTTGACCCGTTTGAGGTTTAG